One ANME-2 cluster archaeon genomic region harbors:
- a CDS encoding DHH family phosphoesterase — MAEQCKACDGTGITDVSQQQCPGCKGSGKPKTIDLTRMTEKDLGSLLKGGSVCHTCGGSGTVRVETKCKVCGGRGEMITCRICGQPLGGDMKGDMCASCAKKPLVGKLSPACDTSDLEVDMTYEGVVDSLANFGAFVNLNSRTRGLAHQKHLTRTPDVGETIFVQVKNIASNGNIDLVPVLLPEYQIIEVEKDIPRTQISALRGHISKLVHISGEVIQIKQTGGPTIFTLADETGTVPCAAFEKAGQRSYPEIESDMIVKVLGELNTRNNELQIEIREIRQMWGADSAAIRDEIENALDTRSEPHDVEFLVKSPILEALKPKMRQVAKEIRKAIFHSRPIVLRHHADADGITSAIAIEKAVLPLINEVGGTDAGYHFYRRSPSKAPFYEMVDITRDISFALDDNARHGQKMPLVLLMDNGSTEEDVPAMLQAKVYGMDMVVVDHHHPDDIVDQYLLAHVNPAHAGGDFGITTGMLGTEIARMINPEVTEEIRHLPAVSAVGDRSEAPEAAQYIELVASRYRLSDLKDMALALDYEAFWLRFSEGRGITYDILNMGNLKRHRELVPLLVKQANDAIKTQLEASLPSVKSRELPSGALLHVLDVENFAHKFTFPPPGKTSGEVHDTLCHKYPDKPIVTLGYGPDFVVLRSRGVLMNIPQMVRELHEEIPEASINGGGHLVVGSIKFVGGLRKEVLAKLAEKIGRAKTEF; from the coding sequence ATGGCTGAACAATGCAAGGCTTGCGATGGCACAGGAATTACTGATGTTTCGCAGCAACAATGTCCTGGATGCAAGGGTTCTGGAAAACCCAAAACTATTGACCTGACCAGGATGACCGAGAAAGACCTGGGCAGCCTGCTCAAAGGTGGGTCCGTTTGCCACACGTGCGGCGGGTCCGGTACCGTTAGAGTGGAGACAAAATGCAAAGTCTGCGGCGGCCGGGGTGAGATGATAACCTGTCGTATATGCGGGCAGCCACTTGGCGGTGATATGAAAGGGGATATGTGTGCTTCGTGTGCCAAAAAACCGCTGGTCGGAAAATTGAGTCCTGCCTGTGATACCTCAGACCTTGAGGTCGATATGACGTATGAGGGGGTGGTGGACAGCCTTGCCAATTTCGGTGCCTTTGTGAACCTGAACTCCCGCACGCGTGGCCTTGCGCACCAGAAGCACCTGACCAGGACCCCGGACGTGGGTGAGACTATCTTTGTACAGGTGAAGAACATTGCTTCAAACGGGAACATTGACCTTGTGCCGGTACTCCTCCCGGAGTACCAGATAATCGAGGTAGAGAAGGATATACCCCGCACCCAGATATCTGCTCTTAGAGGCCATATCAGTAAACTGGTGCATATTTCGGGTGAGGTCATCCAGATAAAGCAGACCGGCGGCCCGACCATATTCACGCTGGCTGATGAAACGGGTACGGTGCCATGTGCTGCGTTCGAAAAAGCAGGGCAGCGCTCGTATCCTGAAATTGAATCCGATATGATAGTTAAGGTTTTAGGTGAACTGAATACCCGGAACAATGAACTGCAGATTGAGATACGTGAAATAAGGCAGATGTGGGGTGCGGATTCGGCTGCTATCAGGGACGAGATAGAGAATGCGCTGGACACACGGTCTGAGCCTCATGATGTTGAATTCCTGGTTAAGAGCCCGATCCTTGAGGCGTTGAAGCCCAAGATGCGCCAGGTTGCCAAGGAAATACGCAAGGCAATATTCCATTCAAGGCCTATCGTGCTACGCCACCATGCCGATGCTGATGGTATCACTTCAGCCATTGCTATTGAGAAAGCGGTGCTACCACTCATAAATGAGGTCGGCGGGACTGATGCAGGATATCATTTTTACCGGCGCTCACCCAGCAAGGCACCGTTCTACGAGATGGTGGATATTACCAGGGATATATCGTTCGCACTGGATGATAATGCAAGACATGGCCAGAAAATGCCACTGGTCCTGTTGATGGATAATGGCTCTACTGAGGAGGATGTGCCCGCAATGCTACAGGCAAAGGTCTATGGTATGGATATGGTGGTTGTGGACCATCATCATCCCGATGACATTGTTGACCAGTACCTGCTGGCCCATGTGAACCCGGCCCATGCGGGCGGGGATTTCGGGATAACTACGGGCATGCTGGGTACCGAGATCGCCAGGATGATAAATCCTGAGGTGACAGAAGAGATACGCCACCTTCCTGCGGTTTCGGCTGTAGGCGACCGCTCGGAAGCACCGGAGGCTGCACAGTATATTGAACTGGTTGCGTCGCGATACCGTTTGAGCGATTTGAAGGATATGGCTCTGGCACTGGATTATGAAGCGTTCTGGTTGCGTTTCAGTGAAGGCAGGGGTATTACCTATGACATTTTAAATATGGGTAATCTGAAGCGGCATCGGGAATTGGTGCCTCTTTTGGTGAAGCAGGCTAACGATGCTATCAAGACCCAGCTGGAAGCATCGCTGCCATCGGTGAAATCACGGGAGTTGCCGAGCGGGGCACTCCTGCATGTTCTGGATGTGGAGAATTTTGCTCATAAGTTCACATTCCCGCCACCGGGTAAGACCAGTGGTGAGGTGCATGATACATTATGCCATAAGTATCCTGATAAGCCAATTGTCACGTTGGGGTACGGCCCGGATTTTGTTGTGCTTCGCAGCAGGGGTGTGCTTATGAACATCCCGCAAATGGTGCGGGAGTTGCATGAGGAGATACCCGAAGCCAGTATCAATGGTGGCGGGCACCTGGTTGTAGGCAGTATTAAGTTCGTTGGCGGATTGCGCAAGGAAGTGCTGGCGAAACTGGCTGAGAAGATAGGACGGGCTAAAACCGAATTTTGA
- a CDS encoding polyprenyl synthetase family protein — protein MDLLEEIRKRGSMVDGSIQNLMPIGEPDELYRAMRYLFDAGGKRLRPAALILSTEAVGGNPKDVIPAATAVELVHNFTLIHDDIMDQDSLRRGIPAVHIKWGLSGAILAGDTLYSKSFHILSQTRADAARMVECLTLMSITCTEICEGQWTDISFEKRNDVSEAEYMDMVTKKTAILYAASCKMGAILGGGTPEQAQALWDFGRLTGVGFQIFDDVLDLVTPEDVLGKIRGSDIMEGKQTLIAVHARDHNVKLDVFGKRDATREEIDDALEKLKESGSIDYVQDKALNFVAEGKEKLDILPESEAKDIMLALADYMIERKF, from the coding sequence ATGGATTTGCTTGAAGAAATAAGAAAAAGAGGCTCAATGGTGGATGGGTCTATACAGAACCTGATGCCTATCGGAGAGCCTGATGAACTCTATCGTGCTATGCGATACCTTTTTGATGCAGGTGGAAAACGTTTAAGACCTGCGGCTCTCATCCTTTCCACGGAAGCTGTTGGCGGAAATCCGAAGGATGTTATTCCTGCAGCCACCGCTGTTGAACTGGTCCATAACTTCACCCTCATCCATGATGATATCATGGACCAGGATAGTCTCAGGCGGGGGATACCGGCAGTCCACATTAAATGGGGTCTGTCTGGTGCCATACTGGCAGGTGATACGCTGTATTCCAAGTCATTCCACATTCTCAGCCAGACCAGAGCTGATGCGGCCAGGATGGTCGAGTGCCTGACACTGATGTCCATCACCTGCACTGAAATATGCGAAGGACAGTGGACTGATATTAGTTTTGAGAAAAGGAATGATGTATCCGAAGCCGAATATATGGATATGGTGACGAAAAAGACTGCCATACTGTATGCGGCATCCTGCAAGATGGGGGCTATACTTGGAGGCGGTACACCTGAACAGGCACAGGCATTGTGGGATTTTGGACGTCTGACTGGTGTGGGTTTCCAGATATTTGATGATGTACTTGACCTGGTCACACCCGAAGATGTGCTGGGGAAGATCAGGGGAAGCGACATTATGGAAGGCAAGCAAACCCTGATAGCAGTCCATGCAAGGGACCATAATGTGAAACTTGATGTCTTTGGCAAGAGAGATGCTACCAGGGAGGAAATTGATGACGCCCTGGAGAAGTTAAAAGAATCAGGTTCGATTGACTATGTCCAGGACAAGGCCCTGAATTTTGTGGCTGAGGGGAAAGAAAAACTTGACATATTACCCGAAAGCGAGGCAAAGGATATCATGCTGGCACTTGCGGATTACATGATCGAGCGCAAATTCTGA
- a CDS encoding RNase J family beta-CASP ribonuclease, which produces MTEIGITAVGGYNEMGRNMTAIRVGEEIIIMDMGLRLDRVQIHEDVELDKKNSRDLINMGVIPDDMVMKQIGGKVKAIVCTHGHLDHIGAIPKLAHRYDAPILSTPYTTELIRQQISNEKKYLVKNKVESLPTGQIYEVSPQVSIELIRVQHSIIDAAFAAIHTPEGIILYANDFKIDRTPTIGEAPDFERLRQIGKEGVSLMITESTNSDRKGKTPSEKIAADMVSDVLLGTEETKSGVIVTTFSSHIARIKSIIDSAAEMGRIPVLLGRSMEKYVGTAAKMGFLKFPENLEIYGHRKSIDKALKRINDDGKEKYLPIVTGHQGEPGSILPRIASKGTDYKIESGDKVVFSANVIPNPLTRANRYSLETKLGMSGARIYENVHVSGHAYKEDHWELLRLINPEHVIPAHGYIEMHGNYMEMAEDAGYVFGENVHIMRNGEEILIE; this is translated from the coding sequence ATGACAGAAATAGGCATTACAGCGGTAGGCGGCTACAATGAAATGGGTCGCAACATGACCGCGATACGAGTGGGTGAAGAGATAATCATTATGGATATGGGACTTCGTCTTGACAGGGTCCAGATACATGAAGATGTGGAACTTGACAAGAAAAATTCCCGTGACCTTATCAATATGGGTGTAATACCCGATGACATGGTGATGAAACAGATAGGAGGAAAAGTAAAGGCTATCGTGTGCACACACGGGCACCTGGACCATATTGGTGCTATCCCTAAACTGGCGCACAGGTATGATGCACCTATCCTGTCCACACCATATACGACAGAGCTCATCAGGCAACAGATAAGTAATGAAAAGAAATATCTGGTCAAGAACAAGGTTGAAAGCCTTCCTACTGGCCAGATATATGAAGTGAGCCCCCAGGTATCGATCGAGCTTATACGGGTACAGCATAGTATCATTGACGCGGCCTTTGCCGCCATCCACACACCTGAGGGTATTATTCTGTATGCTAATGATTTCAAGATAGACCGTACACCAACTATTGGCGAGGCTCCTGATTTTGAACGGCTGCGGCAGATAGGGAAAGAAGGTGTAAGCCTGATGATAACGGAAAGTACCAATTCTGACCGTAAGGGAAAGACCCCGTCTGAGAAAATTGCAGCGGATATGGTATCTGATGTGCTGCTGGGTACTGAGGAAACAAAATCCGGAGTGATAGTCACTACATTCTCATCCCATATAGCCAGGATAAAGTCAATTATTGATTCCGCCGCTGAAATGGGGCGCATCCCTGTATTGCTGGGTCGTTCCATGGAAAAATATGTGGGCACTGCTGCGAAGATGGGGTTTTTGAAATTCCCTGAAAATCTTGAGATATACGGACACCGGAAGTCAATCGATAAGGCCCTGAAACGCATCAACGATGATGGGAAGGAGAAGTACCTGCCCATCGTCACAGGTCACCAGGGTGAACCTGGCTCAATACTGCCAAGGATAGCTTCAAAAGGGACTGATTATAAGATAGAAAGTGGTGATAAAGTAGTATTTTCTGCTAATGTGATACCCAATCCCCTGACACGGGCCAACCGTTATTCGCTTGAAACAAAACTTGGAATGAGTGGAGCACGAATTTATGAAAATGTCCATGTTTCAGGTCATGCGTACAAAGAAGACCACTGGGAGTTGCTAAGGTTGATAAATCCTGAACACGTGATACCTGCGCACGGATATATTGAGATGCATGGCAATTATATGGAAATGGCCGAAGATGCAGGATATGTTTTCGGCGAGAATGTACATATTATGCGAAACGGTGAAGAGATACTTATAGAATAA
- the fni gene encoding type 2 isopentenyl-diphosphate Delta-isomerase: protein MSTSNRKVEHLDLCANQDVESHRDEHNLKRTGFDDITMVHNALPGINIQDINTSTQLLGYNLAFPLLIASMTGGHPETKQVNESLAIAAQELGIGLGVGSQRAALEDPGLEDSFRVVRDAAPDAFVFGNLGVAQLKEYGVEGVRQAVDMIDANAMAIHLNFLQEAIQPEGNTDATEGLELIEEVCRKLKIPVIVKETGAGISREVAQKLCKAGVSAIDVGGVGGTSWAGVEVYRARNKDELMGEHLGNLFWDWGIPTAVSVIESNLSVPVIATGGIRTGLDIAKSLALGASACATALPLVRPAMKGPQDVRTKLEYFQAELKAAMFLTGSATVADLVRAQLVITGRTGEYLKERGFDTSRFARR from the coding sequence ATGAGTACATCGAACCGAAAAGTAGAGCACCTTGACCTGTGTGCTAACCAGGATGTTGAAAGCCACAGGGACGAGCATAACCTGAAACGCACCGGATTTGATGATATCACAATGGTGCACAATGCCCTGCCCGGAATCAACATTCAGGACATTAACACTTCAACGCAACTGCTTGGATACAACCTGGCATTCCCGTTATTGATAGCCTCCATGACCGGAGGTCATCCTGAAACAAAACAGGTGAATGAATCCCTCGCAATTGCAGCACAGGAGTTGGGTATTGGTTTGGGTGTGGGCAGCCAGAGAGCTGCACTTGAAGACCCTGGCCTGGAAGATTCGTTCAGGGTGGTCAGGGACGCAGCACCGGATGCGTTCGTGTTCGGGAACCTGGGTGTTGCCCAGCTCAAGGAATATGGGGTAGAAGGTGTCAGGCAGGCGGTTGACATGATAGATGCCAATGCAATGGCCATACACCTGAACTTCCTGCAGGAAGCCATTCAGCCTGAAGGTAATACTGATGCAACAGAGGGACTGGAACTGATCGAAGAGGTTTGCAGAAAACTCAAGATACCGGTGATCGTGAAAGAGACGGGGGCAGGTATCAGTCGTGAAGTCGCCCAGAAACTGTGTAAAGCTGGTGTGTCTGCTATAGATGTGGGTGGCGTGGGAGGTACCAGCTGGGCAGGTGTCGAAGTTTACCGGGCGCGTAATAAGGATGAGCTCATGGGTGAACACCTGGGCAACCTGTTCTGGGACTGGGGTATTCCAACAGCAGTGAGCGTAATTGAAAGTAATTTATCCGTACCGGTGATAGCTACGGGCGGTATACGTACCGGCCTGGATATAGCTAAATCGCTCGCACTAGGAGCCAGTGCATGTGCGACTGCACTTCCACTGGTTAGACCTGCGATGAAAGGACCACAGGATGTCAGGACGAAATTAGAATATTTCCAGGCAGAATTGAAAGCTGCCATGTTCCTGACAGGTAGTGCGACAGTTGCAGACCTTGTGCGTGCACAGCTTGTGATAACCGGAAGGACGGGAGAATATCTTAAAGAGCGAGGATTTGATACATCCCGCTTTGCACGGCGTTAG
- a CDS encoding isopentenyl phosphate kinase family protein, with product MNRPVVLKIGGSIITDKSSAVPKAIPGTIERIAREVAATGADNPLILVHGAGSFGHPLARQFKLIEQFDTKGLIETHRSVKTLNAMVVDAFVSAGVPAVPVHPLSCTMLREGRISDMQIAPLREMLNRGLVPVLHGDVAMDSVRGADILSGDQIVPYIARKMGAGLIGIGSNINGVLDSEEKNIPEVTPATFDGIRKYIGGSSHTDVTGGMLGKVQELVELADRSGISSRIFDASATGSITRFLQGETMGTLIQKNK from the coding sequence ATGAACCGTCCTGTCGTGCTAAAAATCGGCGGCAGTATTATTACTGACAAGTCCAGCGCCGTCCCGAAAGCGATACCCGGCACCATTGAGCGCATAGCCAGAGAAGTGGCCGCAACAGGTGCAGACAATCCCCTCATACTGGTACATGGCGCGGGTTCTTTCGGGCATCCTCTTGCCAGACAGTTCAAACTCATAGAACAATTCGACACCAAAGGATTGATCGAAACTCACCGGAGTGTCAAGACCCTCAACGCAATGGTCGTGGATGCTTTCGTTTCAGCCGGTGTACCGGCAGTACCTGTGCATCCGTTGAGCTGTACTATGCTCAGGGAAGGGCGTATCAGTGATATGCAGATTGCTCCCCTGAGGGAAATGCTGAATCGTGGCCTGGTACCTGTGCTGCATGGTGATGTAGCGATGGATTCAGTGCGAGGGGCTGACATTTTAAGCGGTGACCAGATAGTACCCTATATTGCCCGGAAAATGGGTGCCGGACTGATCGGTATAGGCAGCAACATTAATGGAGTGCTTGACAGTGAGGAGAAGAACATCCCTGAGGTCACGCCTGCCACATTTGACGGGATACGTAAATATATAGGCGGGTCATCACATACCGATGTTACCGGCGGTATGCTGGGCAAGGTGCAGGAACTGGTAGAACTGGCAGACAGATCAGGCATCAGCAGCAGGATATTTGATGCATCGGCAACCGGAAGTATTACCCGGTTCTTACAAGGGGAGACAATGGGCACACTTATACAAAAGAATAAGTGA
- the mvk gene encoding mevalonate kinase codes for MTTCSAPGKIYFFGEHAVVYGEPATACAVDIRTKATVRPDTEHIIHSSIGITGLDMHKHPYVTRCIREMEPFIPDGVRIDISSELPVGSGLGSSAAVTIATLHALSIQFDTGHSLDDIASIGHDIERAVQGAASPADTFVSTMGGVVTIPAKKRLNLPECPIVIGYTGRFSSTRELVASVGELRKRYPQVIGPVISTIGRLSGEGEAFIEGRDYQALGHLMDINHGLLDTLGVGSPELSNLVWASRHAGAWGAKTTGAGGGGCMVAITDRPDEVAAAITSAGGQAMITSATPYGVKVE; via the coding sequence ATGACCACGTGTAGTGCACCGGGTAAAATATACTTCTTTGGCGAACATGCCGTAGTATATGGTGAGCCGGCCACAGCATGTGCCGTGGATATCCGCACAAAGGCAACAGTCCGTCCTGATACTGAACATATTATCCATTCCAGTATCGGAATTACCGGACTGGATATGCACAAGCATCCCTATGTAACCCGGTGTATCAGGGAAATGGAACCGTTCATTCCTGACGGGGTCAGGATAGATATATCATCCGAGCTTCCCGTTGGTTCAGGACTTGGCTCGTCGGCAGCGGTGACCATTGCGACCTTGCATGCTCTGAGCATCCAGTTCGATACCGGTCATTCACTCGACGATATCGCGTCAATAGGACATGATATCGAACGCGCGGTGCAGGGTGCAGCCAGTCCGGCCGATACGTTCGTATCCACCATGGGCGGCGTGGTCACCATACCTGCCAAAAAGCGGCTCAACCTGCCGGAATGCCCCATAGTTATTGGTTATACGGGCAGGTTCTCTTCCACCCGTGAACTGGTGGCGAGTGTGGGCGAACTCAGGAAAAGATATCCGCAGGTCATAGGACCGGTAATCAGTACCATTGGCAGGCTTTCTGGTGAAGGTGAAGCATTCATCGAGGGACGGGACTACCAGGCACTGGGACACCTCATGGATATCAATCACGGACTGCTGGACACTCTGGGTGTGGGTTCGCCTGAACTTTCAAATCTGGTATGGGCCAGCCGTCATGCAGGCGCGTGGGGCGCCAAGACCACAGGTGCGGGTGGAGGCGGGTGCATGGTTGCCATCACCGACCGGCCTGATGAAGTGGCTGCTGCTATAACATCTGCCGGTGGACAGGCTATGATCACCAGTGCAACTCCCTATGGAGTGAAAGTAGAATGA